Proteins encoded by one window of Prosthecobacter vanneervenii:
- a CDS encoding bifunctional serine/threonine-protein kinase/formylglycine-generating enzyme family protein — protein MLSRPVVEAEGMMQVPGYEMMEVIGRGGMGVVFRALRASDGSVVAVKLLPAHLANQEEITDRFMREAHALAAFDHPHVLRVLDSGMTPGGQLFLVTEHAAGGDLAHRLQQGTLSLDEAVELFHQVLQAIGEAHHHGIVHRDIKPANILLDDAGRVRVGDFALAKLLREGGVPQLTLTQGGDVFGTPYYIAPEVRLGAGAVDERADLFSLGVLLHEMLTGRVPIGSYEPASSVTGVPRAMDRLIARCLREDPAKRPQSVEELRGEFDAALKTNLRGKVWMTLIVLALLGAGLAVSRQTQITPRTASKLAPWSNSMGMNFVPVPGTKVLFSIWETRRCDFAEFAKEKPGLESEHEWERAAGAATVLHPVSAVSWLRAEQFCKWLTKREHDAGMLPRHMQYRLPTDLEWSAAAGLPSESGGTPQERNAQLGPMEHAPYPWGRSWPPPAANFPANFAGQEAAGTVPAFVRPLLAERDAWPTTAPVGAFPANDLGLYDLSGNVSEWCLDAWSKELPDKTTRGGAWNQTSAYALRLDGRGHASPPRQLSGTGFRVVVQLE, from the coding sequence ATGCTGAGCCGGCCAGTGGTGGAGGCTGAAGGCATGATGCAGGTGCCAGGCTATGAAATGATGGAGGTGATCGGCCGGGGAGGAATGGGGGTGGTGTTTCGCGCTTTGCGCGCCTCTGATGGCAGCGTGGTGGCGGTCAAGCTTCTGCCTGCGCATCTGGCGAATCAGGAGGAGATCACAGACCGCTTTATGCGCGAAGCCCATGCACTGGCTGCGTTTGATCATCCGCATGTGCTGCGTGTGCTTGACTCCGGGATGACGCCAGGCGGGCAGCTGTTTTTGGTGACCGAGCATGCCGCAGGCGGGGATCTGGCGCACAGGCTGCAGCAAGGCACATTGAGCCTGGATGAGGCTGTGGAGCTTTTTCATCAGGTGCTGCAGGCCATCGGCGAGGCCCATCACCACGGGATCGTGCATCGTGACATCAAGCCTGCGAACATCCTGCTGGATGACGCGGGCAGAGTGAGGGTGGGTGATTTTGCGCTGGCCAAGCTCCTGCGCGAGGGCGGTGTCCCGCAGCTCACGCTGACGCAGGGAGGTGATGTGTTTGGGACTCCGTATTACATTGCGCCGGAGGTGCGGCTTGGTGCTGGCGCCGTGGATGAACGTGCGGACCTTTTTTCCCTCGGTGTGCTGCTGCACGAGATGCTCACCGGCCGTGTGCCGATCGGCAGCTATGAGCCTGCTTCGAGTGTGACGGGCGTGCCTCGCGCCATGGACCGTCTGATCGCACGCTGTCTTCGGGAAGATCCTGCGAAGAGGCCGCAATCGGTTGAAGAACTCCGCGGTGAATTTGACGCTGCATTGAAAACCAACCTTCGTGGCAAGGTTTGGATGACACTCATCGTGCTGGCTCTGCTGGGGGCGGGACTTGCTGTCAGCCGCCAGACTCAGATCACACCGCGGACCGCTTCCAAGCTGGCACCGTGGAGCAACAGCATGGGCATGAATTTTGTGCCAGTGCCTGGAACGAAGGTGTTGTTTTCCATCTGGGAGACAAGGCGCTGTGATTTTGCCGAGTTCGCCAAAGAAAAACCGGGGCTCGAATCTGAGCATGAGTGGGAGCGTGCGGCAGGTGCCGCGACTGTTTTGCATCCTGTCTCAGCCGTGAGCTGGTTGCGGGCTGAGCAATTCTGCAAATGGCTCACCAAGCGTGAGCATGATGCCGGAATGCTGCCGAGGCACATGCAATACCGTCTGCCAACGGATCTCGAATGGAGTGCTGCAGCCGGACTGCCCTCGGAATCCGGAGGCACGCCGCAGGAACGTAATGCGCAGCTGGGCCCTATGGAACATGCTCCGTATCCATGGGGGCGCTCATGGCCGCCGCCTGCGGCCAATTTTCCAGCCAACTTTGCCGGACAAGAAGCCGCTGGCACTGTGCCAGCCTTTGTCAGACCTCTGCTGGCTGAGCGTGATGCCTGGCCAACCACCGCACCTGTGGGCGCATTTCCTGCCAACGACCTAGGGCTCTACGATCTGAGCGGAAACGTCAGCGAGTGGTGCCTGGATGCCTGGAGCAAGGAACTGCCCGATAAGACAACACGTGGCGGAGCCTGGAACCAGACGTCAGCCTATGCCCTGCGCCTCGATGGGCGCGGGCATGCATCTCCGCCACGCCAGCTGAGCGGCACAGGATTTCGTGTCGTTGTCCAGCTGGAATGA
- a CDS encoding RNA polymerase sigma factor — protein sequence MSAVSAARPFPATMWSKVLRTRDEPTAHAALDQLCSIYWQPVVGYIRALGCGFDEAEDVAQDFFSIFLRREGFQRAEQARGTLRSYLKSAVRYHVLHWRRDRAAQRRGGGLEPLALDDEGAPELPASDEPAIHYDEQWAVTVMERALSAMRHSYAKRGKAELFEALKPVLMQPEHGDGMAAAEMLGVARGTFAVEQHRARRRLAELLRVEVAQTVAEPEEVDAELLHLLRVLAKTEAQV from the coding sequence ATGTCCGCCGTCTCCGCCGCCCGACCCTTTCCCGCCACGATGTGGAGCAAGGTGCTGCGTACGAGGGACGAGCCCACGGCGCATGCCGCGCTGGACCAGCTGTGCTCCATTTACTGGCAGCCAGTGGTGGGCTACATCCGTGCGCTGGGCTGCGGATTTGACGAGGCGGAGGATGTGGCGCAGGATTTTTTCAGCATCTTTTTGAGGCGTGAGGGATTTCAGCGTGCGGAGCAGGCACGCGGGACGCTGCGCTCGTATTTAAAATCCGCCGTTCGTTATCATGTGCTGCACTGGCGGCGAGACCGTGCGGCGCAGCGGCGGGGCGGCGGTCTGGAACCTCTGGCACTGGATGACGAAGGCGCGCCCGAACTGCCGGCCAGTGATGAACCCGCCATCCATTATGACGAGCAGTGGGCCGTCACCGTCATGGAGCGTGCGCTGAGCGCAATGAGGCATAGCTATGCAAAGCGAGGCAAAGCGGAGCTTTTTGAAGCGCTGAAACCGGTGCTGATGCAGCCGGAGCATGGTGATGGCATGGCTGCGGCGGAGATGCTGGGAGTGGCGCGTGGCACCTTTGCCGTGGAGCAGCACCGTGCGCGCCGGCGACTGGCAGAACTGCTGCGCGTGGAGGTGGCGCAGACCGTGGCAGAGCCGGAAGAAGTGGATGCAGAGCTCCTGCATCTGCTGCGGGTGCTGGCAAAGACGGAGGCCCAGGTGTGA